In Microplitis demolitor isolate Queensland-Clemson2020A chromosome 9, iyMicDemo2.1a, whole genome shotgun sequence, one genomic interval encodes:
- the LOC103573611 gene encoding 60S acidic ribosomal protein P1, producing MSTKAELACVYSALILADDDVAVTGEKIQTILKAANVDVEPYWPGLFAKALEGINIKDLITNIGSGVGAAPAGVPAAAAATADAAPAAKEAEKKKDEPEEESDDDMGFGLFD from the exons aTGTCGACCAAGGCTGAGCTCGCTTGCGTTTACTCCGCATTAATCCTTGCTGATGATGATGTCGCCGTTACT ggtgaaaaaattcaaacaattttgAAAGCCGCCAACGTTGATGTTGAGCCTTACTGGCCAGGTCTTTTTGCCAAAGCCCTTGAAGGTATTAACATCAAGGACCTCATCACCAACATTGGATCTGGTGTTGGAGCTGCACCAGCTGGtg TTCCAGCAGCCGCTGCTGCCACAGCTGATGCTGCACCTGCGGCTAAGGAAGCCGAGAAAAAGAAGGACGAACCTGAAGAAGAGTCTGATGATGACATGGGAttcg GTCTCTTTGACTAA
- the LOC103573612 gene encoding synaptotagmin-1 has protein sequence MFGHSMGLTAVLTSFGAATGALSAWIVYAMCVKRRHFPGGKPLNWFEKDLLDRAKEAAKSSTQDFIELGNVAGGIVCDPTSGSRDFSDNVCDEVEWTRRDPPYDTSILDSREVIQRLSEGDDEPRTPVSPIAPPLPGGALVASDERMVIVRPQPRSSHGSRLSSDSDSVFHKQSSWSSSSSLDDVGGELQLSLSYDSTTSVLTVKLLEAHDLRARELSGNADPYAKIRLLPDRSNTWQTKVHRCTLNPVFDEEFTFEVSSLTGTTLEVLLYDFDPASKHRALGYVRLPLPLNNSEYLGIKPVTLTRPIHRYGAEGSVYRSDPLGELMVSLCYDANAAKLTVIVIRAINLSISDESGNQNYDTYVKVTIFKDGKSFKKKRTVICRDQSPVWNDVLNFDLGGDILSNCLLEFSIVRTSGDLLARCEVSKKCQREFFHRVLSGKGASVQKVPLTGPDKRTDSS, from the exons ATGTTCGGCCACAGTATGGGATTGACCGCTGTCTTGACCAGCTTTGGAGCAGCTACTGGTGCTCTGTCAGCGTGGATCGTTTACGCAATGTGCGTGAAACGACGTCATTTCCCTGGTGGTAAACCGCTTAATTGGTTTGAGAAAGACCTGTTGGATCGTGCTAAAGAAGCCGCTAAATCATCAACGCAAGATTTTATTGAACTTGGTAATGTTGCTGGTGGTATTGTTTGCGATCCAACATCTGGATCAAGGGATTTCAGTGATAATGTGTGCGACGAGGTCGAGTGGACGAGACGCGATCCGCCTTATGACACTAGTATTTTGGACTCGCGTGAAG ttattcaGAGATTGTCGGAAGGTGATGATGAACCGAGAACTCCCGTGAGTCCAATCGCGCCTCCATTACCAGGTGGTGCGCTCGTTGCTAGTGATGAACGTATGGTAATAGTCAGGCCGCAGCCAAGATCTTCCCATGGGTCGCGATTAAGTAGCGACAGCGATTCGGTGTTTCATAAA caaTCTTCTTGGTCGTCTTCATCTTCGCTGGATGATGTTGGGGGCGAATTACAATTGAGTTTATCATATGATTCAACAACTAGTGTTTTAACTGTAAAACTTCTTGAG gCGCACGATTTACGAGCTAGAGAATTAAGCGGGAATGCTGATCCATACGCAAAGATACGTTTGTTGCCAGACCGAAGCAATACGTGGCAAACAAAAGTTCATCGATGTACCTTGAACCCGG ttTTCGACGAAGAGTTTACATTTGAAGTTTCGTCATTAACTGGCACAACTCTAGAGGTTCTTCTTTATGATTTTGATCCAGCATCAAAACATCGTGCTCTTGGTTACGTCCGTTTACCATTGCCACTTAATAATAGTGAATATCTTGGTATTAAACCAGTCACCCTGACAAGACCAATACACAGGTACGGCGCAGAGGGTAGTGTTTATCGATCAGACCCACTTGGCGAGCTTATGGTGTCACTTTGTTACGATGCAAATGCTGCTAAATTAACAGTAATTGTTATCCGTGCGATCAATCTTTCTATTTCTGATGAGTCTGGTAATCAGAACTATGACACTTACGTAAAG GTGACGATATTCAAAGATGGAAAAAGTTTCAAGAAAAAACGTACAGTTATTTGTCGGGATCAAAGCCCAGTGTGGAATGacgtattaaattttgatctcGGAGGCGACATATTATCAAATTGTCTTCTCGAATTTTCGATTGTAAGGACAAGTGGTGATCTACTCGCACGTTGCGAAGTgtcaaaaaaatgtcaaaggGAATTTTTCCACCGAGTTTTATCAGGTAAAGGTGCTTCGGTTCAAAAGGTACCACTTACTGGACCAGACAAACGTACAGAttcttcataa